A window of Loxodonta africana isolate mLoxAfr1 chromosome 3, mLoxAfr1.hap2, whole genome shotgun sequence genomic DNA:
GGTGGCGCTGTCACCTGGGTACTTCTGATGTGACAGGCACTGACTTGGTGCATAAGACCAGGCCCAGACCAGGGGGAGCTGTCTGGGGAGGAGCTCTGTTGGTCCACATGGGGGAAGcagccctgcccagtcctgccccaggcTGTGGGCTGTTACTGTGGGGTTTTCCTTAGGTTGCAGGCTCCCTAGTTGCCTGATGGTGTGGAGattggaaaactgaggctctgagaactGGGCCCTGGAGGAGGCCGGGTGGCTGGGCTCCTGAGGTGTGGTGAGAGTGGAGGTCCCTTTCTGCCTCTTCTCAACCCAGCCTTCACCCGGGCAGGTGTTTGAGAAATCCCCACTGCGGGTGAAGAACTTCGGCATCTGGCTGCGCTACGACTCCCGCAGCGGGACCCACAACATGTACCGGGAGTACAGGGACCTGACCACTGCAGGCGCTGTCACCCAGTGCTGTAAGCACCCCATCTCGCTCCCCCAGACCCGGGCAGGCTAGATACAGAAGACATCGGGACGGGGGTGGGTGGCAGGTTTGCAGAGGACACCCTATGCTCCTGGCGTGCCTTTCTTTGGAACCTGGCAAGAAGCAGACCTTGAGGGTTGTTGGGgatctgctgagctccctgtctgaGCAGCTCTGCTCCCCAGAGCCTAGTCCAGCTCTCTGTCTAGTTGGGAGCCTGTGCCATTTCCCACCTGAGGCTGCGTGTCCCCAGAACCTGTTCTCCAGTGCCTGCCAGTGTGGTTCACCAGCCAGGTCACCTGAGAACCCCGTGCCTCTGCTTGCACCCAAACCCAAGAACCGCAGTTTCTCGTAGCGGCGGTTTAAACAGTGGTGCACACAGCAAATGGACCTTGTCGCCTTTGGGGAGCTGTCCCATGCCCCCCAGAGTGAATATGGAGGTTCTACACCCCTGGTGGCCAGGCTTCAGAACCGTGTGGGGTCACTCGGGACTGAGTGGTACAAGGTAGGAGgtttgtgttcattcttctggcagaccgcGACATGGGCGCTAGGCACCGCGCCCGCGCTCACTCTATCCAGATCATGAAGGTAGAGGAGATTGCGGCCAGCAAGTGCCGCCGGCCTGCAGTCAAGCAGTTCCACGTGAGTATCCAGGTCCCCgggactgggggagggaggggatgaCCTCCCAGAAAGGCTGGTAGGGCTGGGTCTGACACAGCAGCTCAGGGGGTGGCCACACCTCGGTGACCCGGGAAGAGGTTCGGAGGCCCCTAGCTGGCTGCTCACCCTGCCTACTCCTCCCCCAGGACTCCAAGATCAAGTTCCCACTGCCCCACCGGGTCCTGCGTCGCCAGCACAAGCCGCGCTTCACCACCAAGCGGCCCAACACCTTCTTCTAGGCGTATCCCCTCCCACACCCCCGGTCCACTCAATAAACTCCTCGGGGACTGACGTTGGGGGCCTAGGTGATGTTTTCTTTGCCTGCCATACAGAAATCAAAAGGGCGCAGTGTTGAACATGAACCTGTGCTCCTGCCGGCTCCAGCCCCTGTGCGTTCCAGCAAACCGCATGTTCGCTCCTTCAGTGGGGCCCAGAGCCACCACCCCAGTGGGGGCATCCAGGGGTGGACCCTGCCAGCTCCCTCTTGCCTCTTCAGCCCTTGAGGGCTCCAGGGAGGGGTCTAGAGTCAGCCTGCCCAGGTTCCAATCCTGGCTTCTGTGCTGTGGGGCCCAGGTTAGTCTGAGTGGCGATTGTAAGAGGGTGTGTGACTTGGAGTACACTAGAGCCCAAATCTCTCTTGCCTCATGGAACAGAGTCTTCAGTTTTTAGTTTCTGCTGGTGATAGCTTGGGGGAGACAGCCAGGATGGTGGAGTTCCAGTGGACTCCCTTTCTTCCATCCCAACCAGGGTTCCCCTCCCTGTGGGACCTCCCTAGAAGCTGGAGAAACTTCCAAGTTGACACAAGGGGGCCCCCAGGGGCACAAGCTTGTTGTGCTGAGGGTCACCCCCCTACCCCTGTTGGGGACCCCTCGGGCTGCCTTAATCCTGCCCAAGGAGGCAGCCAGGTCCTCACCGCGAGTATTTGTCTCCAGGAAACCGCTTCAGGCTGGAAAATTCCAGGAAGAAACTAATCCCATTCTCCCTGAGCCAGCACAGATGAGGTGTAGAGGCCCAGTTCAGAGCCCTGGCCTTAGTCTCCTCTGCCCTTGGGGTGTGACCTTGAGCAGCCCCAGGTTTCTGAGCCTTGCTTTCCAGTAATCATACAAGTcaggaggaaactgagtcacaggtGGTGGGGGGGTGCCCAGGACAGAGCACTACTCCCCTACAGACTGTCTTACCTTCCCATTTCTGTACCCTTGGGAAGGAGCTGAGTGGCCAAATCACCCTGAGTGGGTGCCAGAATAGGCCACTTCAAACCACAGCCCAGGCAGTCCTGTGCATGTCGCGGTGGCTGTTctcatgggaacctcatacttgTTCCTCCAACGCAGCTGTCTCCTTCCCACTTCGCCCTTTGTGCCTGCTAAGCCTTCTTTCTGGAACGTTCCCAGATCGTCACCCCGTTTGACCTATCATGGAAGTTATTCACGTCTGTTGGCATGactgttttgtttctttcctgccaCCGAACTATGAGTGCAAGAGGGCAGGGACCACGTGTCCTCCTAGGGCAGAGCACTGAGCTCTGTGCAGAAAAGGTTCAGTAGGTTTGAAGGGCGTGGGTGGGACCTGCAGAAAAAACTCCTGGTCTTCACTTTGCCAAATACCCGTCGTAGATGTAACAGTCACCCAACTGCGTTCAAACACAAGCCCTGTTTTTAGCATAACCAACACACGCTTATCAACTTTCATGGGTGAGAAATCACATCTTTTGGTTTTAACTTGctttttcctcttcatgagaAGGCTGGGCCCCATTTCCGGAGCTTAGAGACATTTCATTGTTCTCTATTTTGCATTAGCTGGTTCCTCTGGTGGGCTGCTGGTAATTTACTGTTTTTGTAAGAATTCCACATGGGAAGAACAAAGCCTGCAAATGTCTCATTTAGTTGACTGCAAAGTGGGCACAATGGCTGGTGCATGAGCAGCCATTGTTGACCACAGGGAAGTCATCCACAGCAGAGTAGCAAAGTGGAAGGAGAAGTCCTTGACCGTGGACTCTGTAGTGTTCTTCCCTCCTGCCCCCGTCCCAGCTTGAACCATCAACTCCTGCATGTCTAGAACAAAAGAAGGAAGCACCAGCTCTCTTTAGGCTATTATCTGGGTTCCTATTACCCATGTTGACCTCTAGGTAGGGCACTGTGGTCTGGACTCAGGCCCGGATGGCTGTGCTTGGGGCAACTCACTCCCCATCCTGAGCCCTAGTATTATCCAGTGTTAAGTGGGAGTGGTGACCCTTCAGGTCTGGAGTTGCATCAGGTGAACTAGAGGTTGAGAGACCAGAAGGCTCATCCTGCAGGGTGCTGAGGGCTCCCAGGTGCTATTCCTGGGCATGAGCAGGGCTGGGAGCCCTGGAAGAGAGACCCCCAATCCCTTCCTACCTCACCCTGTACCTCTCTTCCTGACTCAGGACCACTGTGGCACAGGTAGAGACCTGAGGCTGGGATCTGAAACCAGGAGGGACTATCAGGGAAATGGTTGGGAACCATAGTCTTGGGACTTTCAGAACTCAGAACCGTGGAATCTTAGAGACGAGTAGCATATACTGAGCCCAGGGCTGAAATTCATGGTCAGGCTCTGGAGCCATGTGGcccaggttcaaatcctagctgaGTGGGCATGGTTGCTCCTAGTCCACAGCTGGCACGTGAATGACCAGGGCCACCCACAGATCAGTGCTGGAGCCTGTGGGACTCACAACCCCTTGTCCCTGACTCCTGCTGTGTCTTGGTGCCACCACACACCCACACAACACCTTGACACTGCTGCAATGTCCTCCATTCTTGCCCTTTCTACTCAGGATGTCTGTAGTGGCTGTGCCTTTGGAATTTGCCCTGCTCCTGTCTGCATCCTGAACCTCAAATTCCAGAATGTTCTGGATCTGCTCACTTCTCCCCACCCCTCAGCTCCTGTTCTGGGGACTTCTCAGACTCCTTGTCTAGTCCCTCAGACTCAGGCCCCGCGGTCATTTGTTTTGTAAGAGCTGTTTGCCTACGCAGGATAACGTCTGCAAAAACCTGTGCTGtagttgcaaatactttttttgagTTTGTCATCCATCTTCTCATGTTCCTTAGAATATATTTCGGGAAACCAGATTGAAATTTTTAACTTCTACCTAGTAGCTTTTATTAATCtttcattttgtgttttctggtcAGAAAAAAACTAGCTGCTCCTGATTACCTTTCTCCACCCCTTTCAGTAGTAGGATACCACCCAGAAAAGCCCCACATTTCCTAGTCTCCCTTTAAGTTAGAGGTGACCATTTGATAAAAGCAGAAGATACGTGGACTAATATGTTGCTGGCTGGAATGTGGGAACGATGGCTGGTGCACCAACAGCCATATTGGACCACAAGGAAGACGTCCATGACAAAGCAATAAGATAGAAAAAGCTGAGTTGACTGTGGAGCGGTCCTTTTCTCTCTCACCCCTGTCCCAACTTGAATTATCTACCTGCGTTTCTGGAACACAAGGGAGAAGGAAACACCAGCCCTGCTTAGGCTGTTACGTAGGGCTCCTCTGTTACCCACAGCGACCTCGAGGTAAGGCACCATGATCTGGACTCAAGTGACTCAAGTCACTGCCCAGTCTGAGCCGCATTATCTCACTATGCTAAGTGAGGGTGACGATCCCTCGGGTCTGAAGATGCATCAGGTTGAGAGACCAGGAGGCTCATCTAGGAGGATGCACCAGTAGGGTCTGGAAAGTTGGTGGGGGGGCTTACtagggcacctccatccacaccTTAGGTCCCTCCCTGTGCCTTGGACCTCTGCCAGGGCCCCACCCACATGGCACAGCCTGGGAACCAGGTACAGGGGCTCTGCCCCAACTGGCCAAGGGATGGGGTCAACTAGAAACAAAGATGGGTGAGCCCCCAGCTCCCTAACATTGCACCACCCATCCACTCTCACATACTCATCCATTCATGAATCTGCCCAAGACCCCTCCACGCACTCTCAGCTCCCCACCCTTCCAGCCAGCGTTGGATCATTCTACCACCTGCCCATTAACCAACCCACCATCTGCCCATCGGATCAGCCACCCACACACGCATTCATCCATCCACCGAGCTACCCTTCTTTCCATCcactatccatccacccacctactTAACCATCTATCCACCAGCCCACCCACCCTTCCATCCACCAATCCACCCATCCATTTATCTATCCACCCACTCTTCCATCTGTCCACCCACCACTCATTTATCCACCCTCTACCTAACCCCCATTCATCCACCATCCCTGTGTTCCAGTGACTTTCATCGTTGAAACCTGCTTCATACCGGGGCCGATGCTAGGTCTGCCAGGCAGCCTGATAAGACAGAAGACACTGGCTCTGCTTCCCAGGAGGGAGAACAACATTTACAGACTCTGCTCAGAGCTTGCTGGAGGCAACAAGGCCCACTGAGCCGAGCCTTGGCTGTTGAGAAGGTGTTGGGGCTCCTAGGTGTCAGAACCAGCCAGATTGATGGCATGGAGGTGGGAGGGCTCCTCCGGGTAGCATTTCCATGTGGCTGAGGGGCCTTGCGCACTGATTCTGTGGTACTTCCTGCTCTTGTTGCCTGGGGGCTGTGGAGGTGATGTTCTACCTGGCTCACCCTGCCTGCCTCAGGATAAGCCAGGGCATTAACCCAGGAACCCTGGGTTTACCCAGCAGTTCTCTCTCCACCCCCTCAGGTGCTGAAGGCTCCCAAGTCCTGTTCCTGGGCATAATCAGGTGCCAGGTTTTGGGCATGGGCAGGGCTGGGAGCCGGGGAGGAGAGAccctccaccccttcctgcctCATCCTGCACTTATGGATTCCAGGAAGGAGACCCGAGACCCCAATATGAAACCAGGAGGGACTGTCTAGGAAACACAGTTGGGAACCATAGTCTCAGGACCGTCGGAACTTAGAATCATGGAATTTTACAGAAAAGAGCATTTACTTTGCCCAGGGCTGAAGTTCAGGGTCAGGCTCTGGAGCCATGTGGCCCGGGTTCAAATTCCGACTGAGGGGGCATGGTTGCTCTTAGTCCACAGCCAGCACATGAGTGACCAGGGCCACCCACAGATCAGTGCTGGAGCCTGTGGGACTCACAACCCCTCGTCCCTGACCCCCGCTGTGTCTCCAGGGTGCTACCACACACCCACACAACACCCTGACACTGCCGCAACGTCCTCCATTCCTACCCTTTCTACTCAGGATGTCTGCAGTGGCAGTGCCTTCGGAATTTGCTCTGCCCCGTCTCCATCCTGCTCCTCAACTTCCAGAATGTTCTGGATCTGTTTACTTCTAATCGCCCTGTATTTCCTGTCTGGGGGGCTTTTCAGACCCCTTGCCTACTCCGAACTCTCCTGTGGCTCCCCAGCGCCCTCAGAGTCACGTCCCTGTGGCTGCTGGTCATTTATTTTTTGGTAATACCTCTTTACATATGCAGGGCAAAGCCTGCAAAATTCTATGCTATAggtgtgatatgcagatgacacaaccttgcttgctgaaagcaaagaggacttgaaacactgattttgtctcatgtactttggacatgttattaggagtgaccagttcctggagaaggacatcatgcgtggtaaagtagagcatcagtaaAAAACATGAAGACCCTCAGTCAgaggtggactgatacagtggctgcaacaatgggctcaaacacagcaatgattgtgaggatggtgcaggacatggcagtgtttcgttctatggtacatagggttgctatgagttggaaccgactcagtgacacctaaaAACATCATAGTTGTAAAAACTTTCTTCCAGTATCGTCCATCTTTTCGCGTACCTTAGAATACATTTTGGAGGACCAGGTTGAAATTTTTAATTTCTGCCTAGTCGATTTTACTAATCTTTCATTTCGTGGTTTCTGGGAGAAACAACTATCTTCCTCCAGTAGACTTTCCTTCCCCTTCTACATCTGGATAGAATGCCACCCAGAAAAAAACCCACATTTCCCATCCTCCCTTTCAGTTAGGGATGACCATGTGATAAAAACAGAAGAGATGTTTGCCAGTATATGTAGCTGGCTAGGACGTGGGCATGATGGCTGGCACACCAGCAGACATCTTAGACCACGAGGAAGCTATCTATGACAGTGCAACAAGGTGAAGGAGAAATGTCCTTGACTATGGACTTTGCTCCTCAGTGTTCCTCTTCTTACCCGCCCCTCTCCCAGCTTGAACCATATACCCCTGCAGGAAGGAAACACCAGTCCTCTTTAGGCTATTATCTGGGCTCCTTGGTTACCCATGATGACCTCAAGGTGGGGCACCATGGTCTGGACTCAGACCATGATGGCTGTGCCTGGGGCAAGTCACTCCCCATTCTGATCCCTAGTATCTTCCAACATTAAGTGGGAGTGGTGACCCCTCAGGTCTGGAATTGCATCAGGTGAACTAGAGGCTGAGAGCCCAGGAGACTCATCCTGCAGAATGCACCAGTAAGAGTCTGGAAAGTTGGGGGTGGCCCAGAGCACCCTCATTCCCAGCTTAGGCCCGTCCTTGTGCCTTGGaccactgccagggctccattcaCATGGTACTGTCTGGGAACCCGGTACAAGGGCTCTTCCCTAACCATCCAAGGGATGAGGCCAACCTTGAAACAAAGATGAGTGAACCCTCAGCTCCTTAAccttccacccatccatccatccactcatctacCCTGAGCTCTACTGAGCTTTGCATGAATCTGCCCACAAATCCCTCCAGCCTCTGCCAGCTCCCCACCCTTCCGTTCAGCATTGGATCCTTCCGCTGTTGGATGACTCGTCCACCTACCGTCtacccagccagccagccagccagctacTCACCCACCCATTTATCTATCTACCCActcgtccatctgtccatccaccaCTCATTTATCCATCCTCTACCCAACCCCCCATTCACCCACCTTCCCTGTGCTCCAGTGACTTTCATCCTAGAACCCTACTTCATGCCGGGGCCTATGCTTGGTCTGCTTGGCAGCTTGATAGGGCAGCCAGACCCTGGCTTTGCCTCACAGGGAGAAGAGCAGCCAGACCCTACTTAGAGCTTGCTAGAGGCAACAAGGCCTACTGAGCTGAGCCTTGGCTGTTGAGGTTCCTAGGTGTCATGACCAGCCAGACCGAAGGCATGGAGATGGGAGGAATCTTCTAGGTAGCATTTGCATGTGGCTGGGGAGACTTGCTCGATGATTCTACAGTACTGCCCTCTCTCATTAGCTAGGGGCCATGGAGGTGAGATTCTGCCAGGCTCACCCTGCCTGCCCAAGGATGAGCCCAGGTATTAACCTAGGAACTCCAGATATACCCCAGCAGGTCCCTCCCCACCTCCTCAGGTTCTGTGGGCTCTCAGGTCTTATTCCTGGGCATGGCCAGGTGTTGGACATGGGCAGGGCTGGGAACCCTGAAGGAGAGACCCGCAGCCACTTCCTGCCTCTCTCTGCACCTCAGCCCCTGAGTCAGGACACCTGGGTTCCAGGGTGAAGACCTGAGACCCAGATCTGAAACCAGGAGGGACTATCTGGGAAACATGGAGTTGGGAACCATAGTCTTGGGACTTTCAGAACATAGAATAGTAGAATCTTACAGACAAGAGCAAAATTTACTGACCCCAGGGCTTTAGTTCAGAGACAGGCTCTGGAGCCAcatggcctgggttcaaatcctggctgtgGGGGTTGTGGTTAGTTCCTAGCCCACAGATGGCACACGAACCACCAAGTTCACCCACAGTTCAGTGCTGGGGCCTGTGGAACTCACAACCCCTCACCCCTGCCCCTTGCTGTGTTCCTAGGGTGCTGCCACCCATCCACACAGCACCCTGACACTGCCACTTATGTCCTCCAATCAGGCTGTCTGCAGTGGCTGCTCCTTTGGGATTTTTTTCTGTCCCTCTCCCCATCCTGCACCTTGAATTCCAGAATGTTCTGGATCTGCCCGCTGCACCTCTCAGCTCTTGTCCTAAGGGGTTTTCAGGCCCCTGGTCTACTCCAAACTCTCCTGTGGCTTCCCAGCACCCTCAGAATCAGGTCCTTGTGCCCCCCCCCCAACACTTCATTTGTCTGCCTCGGCCACCCTggcctcctggctcttcttcaaATTCACAAAGCTTTACCCATCTGAGAGCCTTTGCACCTGCCCTTCCGCCTGCCTGGAGCCCCCTGCCACCAGCTCTGTCCATGCTTGGCTACTCCTCTGCAGCTAGTCTCTGCTTACCTCCTCCAGCAGCCCACTCTCAGAGTCCCCACCTTCCAGAgttgcccaccccctcccccccagttCACCTCCATCCTTCTCCTGGCCTCACTTTTGTCATCCTTTACCTTCTGAATTGGGTATTGAGCTGCAGGCTAAGTCAGTGCCCCGAGCTGACGTGCAGAGTGGGTCTACCTGTCCCACTGTGTCCCCAGTTCCCAGCATGGGGCCCTGTACACAGTAGACATTCAGTTCATGTGCAGGCTGAAGGAACAGGACTCTCAGCCCAGGTTTCTGCCTGCAATTGAGACACCCACGGAAGGGGGGACAGTGGGGGGACATGGAGCTGACAAGAGGTGGAGCTGGCAAGAGGAGAGCCTCCCTGGGGATACAGGACCAATCTGTGGACATCTGCATAACTTTTCAGGCAGAGGATCCCTGCCAGGATCACCCCTTTCCCTCCAAGTTTTCCAGAAGGGTCTTCCACCTACTCTAAAAGGGTGGGGTGGGGTCAAAGGCCACAGTCTCCACTGCCTTTCCCTGGTTCAAAGAATGATCAGTCCCCAGCCCCACCTGCCTGGACTCCCTCTGGGTCCCTCAGGAAAGGGCCCTGAGATGATGGCACTGGGTCCATTAGCTGATGACCCCAGGCAAAGAACTTCCCCCCCTCCATGCCTTTGAGTGATGGGGACACACCAGACCCAACCTCTGGGGGAAATCAGGAGTCTTCACTGATTCAGATTTACGGCCATTGATACTGCCTCCTCCCACCCCATGACCTCCATC
This region includes:
- the RPL18A gene encoding large ribosomal subunit protein eL20, which encodes MKASGTLREYKVVGRCLPTPKCQTPPLYRMRIFAPNHVVAKSRFWYFVSQLKKMKKSSGEIVYCGQVFEKSPLRVKNFGIWLRYDSRSGTHNMYREYRDLTTAGAVTQCYRDMGARHRARAHSIQIMKVEEIAASKCRRPAVKQFHDSKIKFPLPHRVLRRQHKPRFTTKRPNTFF